Below is a window of Desulfuromonadales bacterium DNA.
GGAATATTAAGCCCCAACTGGCAGGTCACCAGAGCCGGCAGGGTCATACGGACAACCCCCTTTACCCCACCCTCGAGTTCACGCTTCCCTTTGACTTGCCCATCGGAATATTCGAAATCGACCAGGGTGGTCGCACAGGCATAGCCAAGGAGTTCGGCAACGGTCACGCCGACCTGGGCGGAACCCCGGTCCTGCGACTGCATGCCGGTAAAGATGAGGTCGAACTGCTTGTCGTCTGCAAACGCCGCAACAGTTGACGCAACCTGCCAGGGGTCTTTCAAATGCACATCCGGATCAAGGATATGAACCGCTCGGTCGCACCCCATGGCCAACGCTTTCTTGATGGTTTCCATGACGCGGTCAGGCCCGATGGAGAGAACTGTCAGTTCGGCACCCTCACCCACCTGTTCCCGCAGAAGAACCGCCTGCTCAACGGCATATTCGTCATACTCGTTCATGCGAAAGGCAAGGTCCGCCTCGGAGAACCAGTTTCCGGCGGCATTTGCCTTGAAACGGGACTCCATGTCGGGAACCTGCTTGATGCACACCAGTAGCTTCATATGTTCCTCCGCTCTCG
It encodes the following:
- a CDS encoding electron transfer flavoprotein subunit beta/FixA family protein translates to MKLLVCIKQVPDMESRFKANAAGNWFSEADLAFRMNEYDEYAVEQAVLLREQVGEGAELTVLSIGPDRVMETIKKALAMGCDRAVHILDPDVHLKDPWQVASTVAAFADDKQFDLIFTGMQSQDRGSAQVGVTVAELLGYACATTLVDFEYSDGQVKGKRELEGGVKGVVRMTLPALVTCQLGLNIP